A region from the bacterium genome encodes:
- a CDS encoding N-acetyltransferase, producing the protein MAARIHPTAEIESGVEIGDETSIWDHVHVRGPTRIGRECIVGEKTYIAYGVSIGDRVKINASVYICTGVTIEDGVMISAGSVFTNDRFPRATTPDLKTLASSEPDEQTLATRVAAGATIGARCVIGCDLEIGRFAMVGMGSVVTRSVPDFHLVMGHPARTRGIVCRCGQPVLRFEDTLPERKDLECTCGLHYAVEAGRVLELTPPS; encoded by the coding sequence ATGGCTGCGCGCATTCACCCCACGGCGGAAATCGAATCCGGTGTGGAAATCGGTGACGAAACCAGCATCTGGGACCACGTACACGTCCGCGGCCCGACTCGCATCGGCCGCGAGTGCATCGTCGGCGAAAAGACCTACATCGCCTACGGCGTGAGCATAGGGGATCGTGTCAAGATCAACGCCTCCGTCTACATCTGCACGGGCGTGACGATCGAAGACGGCGTGATGATCAGCGCCGGTAGCGTTTTCACAAATGATCGCTTTCCCCGAGCCACCACACCCGATCTGAAGACGCTCGCTTCCTCGGAACCCGATGAACAGACGCTTGCGACTCGAGTCGCTGCGGGTGCGACGATTGGTGCTCGTTGTGTGATCGGGTGCGATTTGGAGATCGGACGTTTCGCGATGGTCGGCATGGGATCCGTCGTGACCCGTAGCGTACCAGATTTCCATCTGGTCATGGGGCACCCTGCAAGAACGCGCGGGATTGTCTGCCGTTGCGGACAGCCAGTTTTGCGCTTCGAAGACACCTTGCCCGAGCGCAAGGATCTCGAGTGCACATGTGGGTTGCACTACGCGGTCGAAGCCGGTCGCGTGCTTGAACTCACTCCGCCGAGCTAG